GGCGGGATTGGAGCAGGTCGGCCTCTTGCAATTGGCCCAAATGAGTCGAGATTCGGGACTGGCCCAAATGCGAGATGTCCTGCAGTTCGTTCACGGAGAGCTCGTCTTGCTGGAGCAGGGCGATGATCCGGAGCCGGGTGGCATCGGACAGGGCGCGCAGGGATTTTAGGGTTTGGGCCATAGCAACTACGGTGTGTTCCGAAATGCTCAATCCAAGCATCCGGTGAAAATTTTATGTCCGGCTTAGTGGCGGAAGGCAGCTTACTGCCGGCTGGAATCCGGCAGCACGGGCCTCGGTTCGCAGTTCGGAAAAACCGTTTGACGAACTGAAACAAAGATATATCATCCTATCTTGATACGTCAATATGAAGCTTTTGACGTGCGTTTAACTACATGAGCAAAAAATTCATCTTCTCTTCGGAGTCCGTCGGCGAAGGCCATCCGGACAAAGTGGCCGATACTATTTCTGACGCAGTTCTCGACGCCTGTTTGGCGCAGGACAAGTTCAGCCGCGTGGCTTGCGAAACTTACGTGAAATCCAACGTCGTGGTGGTGGGCGGCGAGATCACGACGCATGCCAAGCTCGACTTCGTGAAGATCTCCCGTGATGCGATCCGCGAGATCGGTTACGTGAATGATGATGATGTGTTCCATGCCGACAAGGTGTTCGTGAACGTGTATGTGACCCAGCAGTCGGCGGACATCGCGCAAGGCGTGGATGCCCGCAAGGCGAAGGGCAAGAAGACGAACAAGCAGGGCGCTGGTGACCAGGGCCTCATGTTCGGCTACGCCTGTGATGAAACGCCGGAGCTGATGCCCGCGCCCGTGATGTTCGCGCATCGCCTGGGCCGTGAGCTCACGCGCATCCGCAAGAGCGGCAAGGCTCCGTGGCTCCGCCCGGACGCGAAGTCTCAAGTCTCCGTGGTTTACGAGAACAACAAGCCGGTGGCCATCTCGAACGTCGTGATCTCCACGCAGCACGCGGCGGACGCGGAACACGCTGAGATCGAGAAGTTCTGCATCGAGAAGATCATCAAGAACGTTCTCCCGAAGAATTTGCTCACGGCGCAGACCGAGTATTTGATCAATCCGACGGGCCGTTTCGTGATCGGTGGGCCGCAAGGCGACACCGGTTTGACGGGCCGCAAGATCATCGTGGATACCTACGGCGGTTGGGGCCGTCACGGTGGTGGCGCGTTCTCCGGCAAAGATCCGACGAAGGTGGACCGCAGCGCCGCTTACATGGGCCGCTGGGTCGCCAAGAACGTCGTGGCCGCGAAGCTCGCTTCCCGTTGCGAAGTGCAGTTCGCCTACGCCATCGGTCATCCTGACCCGGTCAGCGTGTGCGTGGATACGTTTGGCACGAACACGGTGGACGAAGCGAAGATCGAGAAGGCCATCAACAAGGTGTTCAGCTTCCAGCCTTCGGACATCATCGACCAGCTCAACCTGCGTCGCCCGATCTACAGCAAGACGACCAACTACGGTCACTTCGGCAAGGATGACAAGGATCTGACCTGGGAATCCACCAGCATTGCGGCCACTTTGAAGAAGGCGGCCAAGTAAGTTTACAGTTTTCAGTGTTCAGTTTTCAGTTGGGAAAAGCGCCCTCTGAAAACTGACACTGAAAACGATTCGCATGGCATTCCAATCCTTTGAAAAGCTTGAGGTTTGGAAACGTTCGTGTCGTTTGGCGGTAGATGTAAACAAAGCTTTGCTGGATTCGAGAAACTTTGCGCTTCGTGATCAAATGATCCGGGCTTCGATCTCGATTCCATCAAACATAGCAGAAGGACACGAACGTGATAGCAGAGCTGATTTTATCCGCTTCCTGAGGATAGCCAAAGGCTCGTCTGCGGAACTGCGAACACAGTGTTATCTGGCGCGTAAGCTGGATGTGCTGTCCAAAGATGACGCGAGAAGTTCATCAACGAATGCCGAGAATTGTCGGCAATGCTACAGGGATTGATCAAATCTTTGCAGGCTGAAAACTGAAAACTTGAAACTGAAAACTTAATTATGGCTAAAACAAAATCTAAGGCAGTAGCCGCCGCCGTGTTGGCGGAAGTGACCGCTGCGACCGCGAATCTCGCGGCTTACACTGCGCTGACCCCTTCGGGCAAAGATTACATCGTGCGTGATTTCGCGCTGGCCGAATGGGGCCGCAAGGAGATCGCGGTGGCTGAGCACGAGATGCCCGGCCTGATGTCTGTGCGCAAGAAGTACGCGAAGCAGAAGCCGCTGAAGGGCGTGCGCGTGACGGGTTCCCTGCACATGACGATCCAGACGGCGGTGCTCATCGAGACGCTGGTGGCCATCGGTGCCGACGTGCGCTGGGCTTCGTGCAACATCTTCTCCACGCAAGATCATGCAGCCTCGGCCATCGCGGCCACAGGCACGCCGGTCTTCGCCTGGAAGGGTGAGACGCTGGAAGAATATTGGGAGCTGACGCTGAAGGCGGTCTTGTTCCCTGGTGACAAAGGCCCGGAACTGGTCGTCGATGACGGCGGTGACGTGACCTTGCTCATCCACAAGGGCTACGAATTGGAAAACGGCTCCAAGTGGGCTTACGAGACGAAGGGCGACAGCCATGAAGTCTCCGTGGTGAAGGCGCTCCTGCGCCGCGTGGCGAAGGAAAAGCCGGGTATCTGGACGAAGATCGTGAAGGACTGGAAGGGCGTTTCCGAAGAGACGACCACAGGCGTGCATCGCCTCTATCAGCTCGCCGAACAAGGCAAGCTGCTGGTGCCGGCCATCAACGTGAACGACTCCGTCACGAAGTCCAAGTTCGACAATCTCTACGGCTGCCGCGAATCGCTGGCGGACGGCATCAAGCGCGCGACGGACGTGATGCTCGCGGGCAAAGTTGCTGTCGTTTGCGGTTACGGTGACGTGGGCAAAGGCTGCGCACACTCGTTGCGCGCTTATGGTTCCCGCGTGGTTGTCACGGAGATCGATCCGATCAATGCCTTGCAGGCGGCGATGGAAGGTTTCGAAGTCAATACGGTGGAGAGCACGCTCGGCGTGGGTGACATCTATGTGACCACGACGGGTAACTGCGACATCATCACGGTGGATCACCTCCTCGCGATGAAGGACCAGGCGATCGTCTGTAACATCGGTCACTTCGACAACGAGATCCAAGTGGACGCGTTGAAGAAGGTGAAAGGTGTGAAGATCGAGAACATCAAGCCGCAGTATGACCGCTATCATCTGCCGGGCAACAAGAGCATCTACATGCTGGCCGAAGGCCGCCTGGTGAACCTCGGCTGCGCCACGGGCCATCCGAGCTTCGTGATGTCGAACTCGTTCACGAACCAGACGCTCGCGCAGATCGACCTCTGGGCGAACAAGGACAAGTATGCCAAGACGGTCTACCGTCTGCCCAAGAAGCTGGACGAAGAAGTGGCCCGCCTGCACCTCGAGAAGATCGGCGTGAAGCTGACGAAGCTGACCAAGGCGCAGGCCGAATACCTCGGCGTGCCGGCTGATGGTCCGTACAAGCCTGAGCATTACCGCTACTAAGTCGTAGCCGCCGACGTAAGGAGGCGGAACTGACTAAAATATCAAAGGCGAACGGGAAACCGTTCGCCTTTTTGTTTTATGCTTTAGCAGCATCGGAGATATCCCAAAGCAGCAATGGAGGCCCATCCATAGGACGTCCAGCGATGGCAACGGTTTTTCCATCCGGGAGGAAGACTGCTCCATCCAAGCATTCGTAATTTGGGTTCATCCAGATCAGTTCTTGTGATTTTTTCCAATCCCAAAGCACAGCCGATCCGGGCCAACTCCTTAGCACAACCAACCATTGGCCGTCTGGAGAAAAGGCGACAACATCAGGTCTGACATCCTCGTGGTCATCTGGCCCGACACTGACTCTGAAACGGGAGCCTTTGACGACATCCAGGCGCTTGAGCAGTTTTCGGCTGGATACGTCCCAGATGGAGACATCCCGGCGCGTGTGTTCTTCAGGGGTGGCTATTGCCAGCAATTTACCATCGGGTGAAAAAGCGATGCTCCTGCCTGGTTCATCCAAGGAACCGGTCTTTTTCCCGGATTTATAATCCCAAAACTGAATCCCTTTTTTGCCGCAAGACGCCAGCATGGTGCCAGTGGGTGAAAAACGTATGCAGGTGAGGTAATCACCTTTGGTCCCAGGAAATTTCCAAATCTGTTTTCCCTGCTGCACATCCCATACAAAGGTGTTACCATTGACATCCTTGGAAGCGATGACGGAGCCATCAGGTGAAGCATCCAAGCTGGATGTCTGATTGGCTTTGACATCCCATTTCAGTTTTTTGGTGCTGACATCCCAACAGCGGATGCCTGATTTTTCGTCATCACCCAAGTCTATCCATCCTGCATAGATGCTTTTGGCATCTGGGGACACAGCTAAACTGTTGAGACTGACCTGATCCCGGATCGGAAAATTCAGGACTTCTTTAAAGCCCGGCAGTTGGAACCCGAACACATAAGGATTTCCGCTGCTGGATGAGATGAGACAAGCCAGTAATTGGCCGGCTCGCGAAAGAACTACCGCTTGGGCCTCATAGGCTTTGCGCGATCCAATGCCTTTGAATTTGCCTGCCGTCTCGGTGGGGAATGCTTTGGCAAACTCTTTATAAACCTTGGCGGGGTTCAGTTCTTGGGCACATCTCAGGAGCAAGCCAGTTTCCTGATCACCCATGGTGACTAGCAAAGTTATTTTCTGGCGCTTGGCACCGCGTCCGAAAAAACCTTCTTCATCGAGGGCTTTCAGTGATTCGATGAAAAGAGAGATTCGCGACTCAAACTCTTTTTCAGCATCGTCTTCATCTAAATCGTGGAAATCAGGAAGGACATCCAACATTTTCTGTGCTTCTTCGAAAGCGTCATCACCTGCGCATACATAGGCCCAGTCTGCGGGATTCCATCTTAAGCTGTCTGCCCGCCGCTGAAGACCTTTTTTCTTATCTTTTTCATACGCTTTCGCGCGTCGAATCAAACCCTCTTCAGTATTGGCGCTGGCCGTGATGAGTGTGGTGTCGTTATTCGTCGCCAGGGTGAACGCATAAAACTCCTCTTCAGGATGATCTGAGAGAAGTTTTGTGAAGGTAGTGCGGGCGGCGTCGGTTATCGCAGTGCGCAATTTTTTAAAAGCCGATTTTGTCATGGGAGTGGTTTTAAGAAAATCGAAGATACTATCTACATCAACGAAATTCATCTGCTGGGCAATGGAGGCGCGCGATATGGGAAGTGTAAGTGGTCAGTCCGGCGCCGATCTTTGCAGGGTAATCTGCGGCTGATTTATCCGCTTTTTTATTGCGTGACCAGCCATCCTGTGTCGTCATGGTTGCAAGATACGATTAGCGGTAAGAGGCGAGTAATATCACGCTAATAATTCGCTTCTCCAGGCAAATCGTATGGGCTTTCAGCCTGCTATGATGGATGTTCAATATCTTAAGCATGAGCTGGCACGTTGGATGGCCAACGACAGCTCAGCTTTAAATCTTCTAGAAGGGGGCGCACTGGACGGGGTATGGTGTTGGGATTTGGAAGTTCCTGGACGCAAATGGTTTAGCTCCCATTTTTGGCGTTGCATAGGGGTTGAAGCAGCAGATGGTCTATCGATTTCAAATTGGGAGGATTGGGTCCAGCCTGACGAGCGGGAGGCAGTGTTGAATGCTCTGATGCAGGCGACGAACGATACGGGATTCAATTTAGATCGCATCATACGTTACCGCCATGCCAATGGTTCTACAGTCTGGAAGCATAGTCGTGGGGTGGTGATCCGAAATGAGAACGGTAAAGCGATTCGTTTGATGGGGGTAGACCGTGATCTGACGCCGCTGATGAATCTGCAGGCAGAGTATGCAGATCGGGTTGCGGTGCTGGAGACAGCCAACAGGCAACTGGAAAAGGAGCAGGAGCGGTTTCGAAGTCTGGTTGAGTCGGCCCCTGATGCGGTCGTCATCACGGACAAGCATGGGAAGATCATTCTAGTGAATGCGCAGACGGAAAAGCTCTTCGGCTACGTTCGGAAAGAGTTGATTGGTCTGCCCGTGGAGACGCTTATCCCGCAGCGTTATCGTGGTCATCATCCAGATTACCGGCACAAGTATCACGAGGCACCACATGCGCGGCCGATGGGTAGCGGTAAGGAGTTGTTCGGACTAAAAAAGAGTGGGGAAGAATTTCCGGTTGAGATCAGCTTGAACGTGATGGAAACGGACGAGGGAAGACTCGTCTCGGCAGCCATCCGTGATGTGACTGCACAGAAGGCAGCCGCTGAGGAGATCAAGAACGCCAATGCCCGGCTGACTCATCAGGCGGACGCGTTGGAGAAAAGTAATCTGGAGTTGCAACACTTTGCCTATGTCGTGTCACACGATCTTCAGACACCTTTACGCAGCATCAGCGGTTTTGTGCAGCTCTTGCAGCAGGAGTATGGTGACAAGCTGGATGAGCAGGCGGTGGAATGGATCCGCCGGACGGTGTTGGGCACACAGCGCATGCAGACGCTCATCCGTGATATCATGGCGTATTCACGCGTAGAGACCCGGGTGCATCGTTTTACCCGGTTGAGTCTGAATGAGGTGTTTGCTGAGGCGGTGGATGTGCTGGCGGATTCTATCCGGGAGTCGAACGCCAGGGTGAATCGGGAAGAACTGCCGGAAGTCCTGGCAGACCGCCCACAGATGGTCCAACTCCTGCAAAATCTCATCGGCAATGCCATCAAGTACAAGGGGGAGGTGCAGCCGCAGGTCACTGTTTCCGGAGCCGATCAGGGGATAGAGTGGCAAGTGACCGTGAAAGACAACGGCATTGGTATCGCTTCGGAACATTTTCAGCGGATATTTGATGTGTTTCAGCGGCTGCACACTCAGAAGGCGATTCCCGGCACGGGCATCGGGCTTTCGATTTGCCGGCGTGTTGTGCTGCGCCATGGTGGCAGGATCTGGGTTGAATCTGAGCCCGGCAAGGGGAGCAGTTTTCATTTTACCATCCCGAAATCCGAAGGGGAAAATTTATGAGTGATGAACTGAAAAACGCGCGTCTGGCGGAGATTCTGCTGGTGGAAGACAATGAAGACGATGTGTTGCTTACGCGCGAGGGATTGAAACGCTCGAAAGTCGCGGTACACCTCCATCATGTGGAGAACGGTGTCGAGTGCATGGCCTACTTGCGCAAACAGGGCAAATATGTCAATGCCGCCACGCCGGATGTGATCTTGCTGGATCTGAACATGCCGGTGATGAACGGATATGAGGTGCTGGAGCAGATTGCGAATGATCCGAAACTGAACCACCTGCCAGTAGTCATTCTGACGACATCAGCAGATGAGCAGGACATCCTGAAGATGTATAAGCTGCGATGCAGCTCCTACATCGTGAAACCTGTGGATTTTATCCAGTTCCAGCGGGTCATCAACGAGTTCACGAATTACTGGTTCTCCGTCGTGGTGCTGCCGAAGAAGAAAGCGCTGTGAATTCGGTGCTGGAGTGAGTGATTCATTCAGCTGCGACAGCCACGCTCAGCCCTTTTCGATGCAGGCGTAGGCGTTGTGGTTGTGGATGCTCTCGTAGTTCTCGGCTTCCACTTTATACCACGTGATGTCTTTGTTTCCGTTCAGCTTGGTCACGACATTGCGCACGAGGTCTTCTACGAAGACAGGGTTTTCGTAGGCGCGTTCGGTGACGGCTTTTTCATCCTGACGCTTGAGCAAGGAGTAGAGCTCGCTGCTCGCGGAGCTTTCGACGAGAGCGATGACGTCTTCGATCCAGATGATTTTATCACTCTTGATCTGTACGGTCACCGTGCCGCGTTGGTTGTGTGCACCGTATTTGGAAATCGCCTTGGAGCAGGGGCAGAGGGTGGTCACGGGAATCATGACAGTGAGCACCAGGACGACATCTTTTCCACACGCAGCGGCGTCAAAGCGGGCGGTGTAATCCATCACGCTGGGCAAGCCAGAGACGGGCGCTTTTTTCGTGAGGAAGAAAGGAAACTCCATCTCCAGATGCGCGGTCTGCGCGTGGAGCTTAGCCTGCATGGCCTTCAAGATGTCCGTGATGTTCTCCACGTGGACGATGTTGCCGTGTGCGTTCAGCACCTCGACAAAGCGGCTCATGTGGGTGCCCTTGAACTCTTTCGGCAGATCCACATACATGCCGATGGTGGCAATGGTGTTCTGGGTGCTGTGCGCCTTGTCTCGGATGATGATGGGAAAGCGCAGCCCACGAACGCCTACCTTGTCGATACGCAGTTCACGGTGGTCGGGTTCGTTCTGTTTGTCGTGTAGTTGATGCTTTTGCATCGTCAAAGTCTCGCTCATGTTGCCGTTGCTTCGTATCGGGAACCTATCAGTCGGCGGGCATTTTGCAAAAAGTTTATAAATCGGGGATGTTTTCATGTTTATGATGATGAGTGAGAGCCTTGGAGAGACGTTTAAAAGGGCAGCAACGAGGATGACCACGAGAGTGAGGCTGATTAAGAACGGCAATTTGTAAGTTGATTTTGGGACGAATGTGGCTTCTGTTGGCGGTGGAAACCGTGGGGATTAATTGAATGCAAACGAACGCAGAGATCAAACAGCGGATCAAAAAGGTGATGGTGGAAAACCTGATGCTTCAGGTGACGGCAGAGGAGATCGGGGATGACCAACCGCTCTTTGGTCCGGACAGCCTCGGCCTGGATTCCGTGGATGCGCTGCAACTGGTGGTCGCGCTGGACAAGAATTTCGGTCTCAAGATCCCGGATCAGGCGGCGGCGAAGCAGATTTTGACGAGTGTGAGTGCGATGGCGGATGCGGTGGAAAAACATCTGGCGGCGAAGGGCTGATTCGGTTTAAGTCATGGCCAGCCCATGAACGCCCATACAGATTCCACTAGCTCGCGCCGCGATTTCATCAAATCCACAGCTTTGGTAGTCACTGCTGCTGCAGTAGCGACGCCTTCGCTCGTTTCCGCTCAACAAACGAAAACGACGAAGGTGAAGCTGGGCTTCGATAATTTCTCCATCCGTAATTCCAACTGGAAAGCGGGCCAAGTCCTCGATTACGCAGCGGCGCAGAAGGTGGATGTCGTTCTCTTCTCGGACCTCGACGTTTACGAGAATCATACGGAGGCGTATCTCAAGGATTTGAAGAAGAAGGCGGATGACTTGGGCATCGAAATCCAAGGCGGCACGGGAAGCATTTGTCCCACGTCCAATTCTTATGGTCAGGTGAAGAAGTGGGGCACGGCAGAGGAACATCTCAAACTGACGATCAAGATTGCGAAGACTCTGGGCTCGAAGGTGGCGCGGTGTTATCTCGGGAATGCGCGTGACCGGGCTTCCGAAGGCGGCATTGAGGCGCGCATGAAAGACACCGTGGCTACGTGCAAGGCGGTGAAGAGCTATGCGCAGGATAATGGCATCAAGATCGCGATCGAGAATCACGCGGGCGACATGCAGGCGTGGGAGTTGCAGGCGTTGATCGAAGAGGCGGGCAAGGATTACGTGGGTGCGACGATTGATCCGGGCAATGCGACGTGGACGCTGGAAGATCCGCATGTGAACCTGGAAATCCTCGCGCCGTACGCGGCGTGTGCAGGCATCCGCGATTCCATCGTGTGGGAGACGCCGAACGGGGCTAATGCAAAATGGGCGGCGGTGGGTGAAGGCGTGGTGGACATGAAAGCGTATCTGAAGCGCTGGGTGGAATTGTGCCCGAATGTACCAGTGACGCTGGAGATCATCTCGGAATACGCGAAGCAGCATGATTATCTGAAGGCGGATTTCTGGAAGGTGTTTCCGAAGGTGCGTCCGTATGAGTTCGCACGGTTCACCGCGCTGGCGCGGAAGGGCAAGCCGGCGGAATCGTTCAAGGGTTCCGGCCAGGCACAGGCTGATTACCAGAAGGCGGAACTGGAGCGGAGCATCAAGTATTGCAAGACGGAGCTGGGGCTGGGACTGAAGGCGTAAATACGATTTTGGATTTACGATTTACGAGTCAGAGTGTTTGAGGCTGCGGTCTTGGCTTCTTGATTGGTCTGAAACTTGTTTATGAGTCAGCAGGTTTTTACGCATACGCATCGGGTGACGTACTCGGATTGTACGGTGAGGAATCATGTGTATTATGGACGGTTCTTGGATTTATTGGAGGAGGCGCGCGGGGAGTTCTTTCGTTCGTTGGGGATCACGTTTCTGCAACTGGAAGAGCAGGGCGTCATTTTTCCGGTGCTGGATGTGCAGTTGAAGTATCGCGCGGCGGCAAGATATGACGATGTGCTGAAGATTGAGTTGTGGGTCGCAGAGATACGTTCGGTGAAGGTGATGTTTGCGTATCGAGTGCTGAATGCGGAGGGTAAGCTGCTGGTGGAGGGGACGACAATCCATGCTTGCACGAGCACGGAGGATAAGCCGATGCGGATACCGGAGGAACTGGCGGGGAAGCTGGAAGGATTTCTAAAGAAGGAATAGGGAAACATCGAACATCGAACGCCCAACATCGAGAGTGGAGAAAGTTAGTGGCGGAGGTGTCCGCCAAAGGTAGGGACTGCCGGCTGGAATCCGGCAGCACATTAGGGAGAGGCTTATGGCGAATAAAACTGAATGGCCGAAGTTACCGAAGTTGCCCAAGGACGTTTTATCCCGATTGGCGAAATGTCTGGCGTTGGTGCCGGATCGGAAGTTGAAGGCCGTTGATGCGCCATGTGTGATGGGCGGGAAGGCGCCTTTACCAGTGGGGATGGATTGGCCGTCGCGAGATGGAGAGTTGTTAACCTATGTTGGTCGCATCAATACCACAGTAGCGCACAGTCTGCTGGATGAAGTGCCTGATGTGGGGTGGCTGCTTTTCTTTCATGAGCCGGAGGATGATCGGTTGCAGACTATTGTGGTGGCGAAATCATTGGGCGAGCTCAAAGGACCGCCCAAGGGTAGCAAATATCTGACGGTGGATATGCGGTGTGGGCCGGATGATGGAAAGGTGTCGGAATCGGTAGCATGTCATTTGGTTCCAGCGTGGTCGTATGCTTATGATCCAAGCGCAGATTGGGATGAGGAAGTAAAAGATGCGATGGATGAATTGATGCCGGAGAAAGCCATAGGGCAATTGTTAGGTCACGCGTATTTTGAAGAGGAGTCTTCCTGCCGACGTGCTTTTGGAGTGGCGAAATACCATGCGTCTGGAAGATCCGATGTGTCGCTTACCGAAGAAAAATTGTTGGAGAAGCGCAAGCAGGTCCAAGAAATTCCACCACCTACTGCTCACACGTTTGCGTGTCCTAAGCTGGGTAACCGTTTGAAATCCTTGGTGGATGAGCTCATGGTTTTGGAGGCGGACTGGAAGCAACGGGCCAAAAAGGAAGGTAAGAGCTGGTCGGGCAAGCTGAGCACGGCGTGCAAGGTGCTGGCGGAATATCAGGCTGAAACCATCAAAAAGATGGCGCAAGGAGCGGCGCTGGAGCTGGGACCGATGATTGAAGCTTTTAAGACATGGGACACGGCTTTCTACGTCATGGAAAATGCGCAGGATGAGAAGCGTCTCAATTATCTTTTCGAATGGTCCAAGGAGTTGAGAGCGAAGCAGGCACAGGTGGGGAATCTTGCTGATGAGAATGAAGAGGAACGGCTGAAGAAGGAGGAGCGAGACGAAGCCCGGAAAATGAAGGAGAAGAATGGTGGCTATTTCAATCAGGAGTATGAAGATTGGTTGGAGCACACGCGCAGCAGGTTGTCCGTGCCCATTTCCAATCGATTGTTCGAGGCCAGCCAACGTGGTAAGAACGTTTTAGAGACTGTGGAGTGGTCGATGAAAGAGCTGGAGAGGATTGGGGACCGGCTCGGAGGCTCCGAGGTGTCACTAGTGCTGGTGAATGTGATGAATTTGTTGAACTATCACACCTCTCAAACACAAAGTGCCAAGGGTGGTATGTCGGCAAAAGAGATAGACGCAGCTCTGGCGGGGATGAGGGAAAAGCGCACGGTGATCAAGGGCGAGCCCGTCAATGTAAGCAAGAAGTGGAGGTTGTTGCTGTCGTTCAATTCTGAGCTGGATTATTGCTGGAGCGATTCGGGATCACTCCGGTATTTCATTGAGGAGGCGAAGTTGGCGAAAGAAGAGTTCGACCGGGTGGTGAGCGATATTGAATCAGGATAGTTTGGTGGCTGGAGAAGCTGGAAATCCGTCGAACGAGGCGTGCAAATAGAGAAGAGAGGGAGGATAATACCTTGGGGAATTTTTTTTTCTGATTTTTCTGCGTATGACAGCGGATGTCATACGTGGGTTGGTAGGATGCAGGGGAGTTAAAGTAGAAGTGGATGCAGGAAGATTGATGGAGATGGATTGGACTGCCGACTGCGCAGGCGGGGCCAAACTCAATTACCAGGGGATGTAATGAACGCGAGACCAGGGATGAAAATTCCGGTAGCACATTGGTGTGACAGGGTGGCGCACATCAGGTGTGACACGCTTTGGGTAAGTGGGACATTTTGTCTCACTTTTCGAGAAGATGAAATCAGTTTCCGGAGGTTTTATTTGTTTAACATGTTTGTTTTCAGGTGTTTAGGGATTTATTTCAAAGGCTGGCACCCCGTCTGCTTATAAAATTACAGATTTCTTAACTGAAAGGTATTATGGCAAAAGTATTAGGTATCGACTTGGGCACGACGAACTCCTGTATGTCCGTGATGGAGGGTGGTGAGCCGGTCGTTCTGGAAAACTCTGAGGGTAAACGCACGACGCCTTCCGTGGTGGCGTTTGCGAAGAACGGGGAGCGTCTGGTGGGTGATGCGGCGAAGCGTCAGGCCGTGACGAATCCTCGTAACACGATCTACTCCGTGAAGCGTTTCATGGGCCGCAAGTTCAATGAGGTCCAAGAAGA
This genomic window from Verrucomicrobiia bacterium contains:
- a CDS encoding sugar phosphate isomerase/epimerase, with protein sequence MNAHTDSTSSRRDFIKSTALVVTAAAVATPSLVSAQQTKTTKVKLGFDNFSIRNSNWKAGQVLDYAAAQKVDVVLFSDLDVYENHTEAYLKDLKKKADDLGIEIQGGTGSICPTSNSYGQVKKWGTAEEHLKLTIKIAKTLGSKVARCYLGNARDRASEGGIEARMKDTVATCKAVKSYAQDNGIKIAIENHAGDMQAWELQALIEEAGKDYVGATIDPGNATWTLEDPHVNLEILAPYAACAGIRDSIVWETPNGANAKWAAVGEGVVDMKAYLKRWVELCPNVPVTLEIISEYAKQHDYLKADFWKVFPKVRPYEFARFTALARKGKPAESFKGSGQAQADYQKAELERSIKYCKTELGLGLKA
- a CDS encoding thioesterase family protein, which produces MSQQVFTHTHRVTYSDCTVRNHVYYGRFLDLLEEARGEFFRSLGITFLQLEEQGVIFPVLDVQLKYRAAARYDDVLKIELWVAEIRSVKVMFAYRVLNAEGKLLVEGTTIHACTSTEDKPMRIPEELAGKLEGFLKKE
- a CDS encoding DUF1963 domain-containing protein codes for the protein MANKTEWPKLPKLPKDVLSRLAKCLALVPDRKLKAVDAPCVMGGKAPLPVGMDWPSRDGELLTYVGRINTTVAHSLLDEVPDVGWLLFFHEPEDDRLQTIVVAKSLGELKGPPKGSKYLTVDMRCGPDDGKVSESVACHLVPAWSYAYDPSADWDEEVKDAMDELMPEKAIGQLLGHAYFEEESSCRRAFGVAKYHASGRSDVSLTEEKLLEKRKQVQEIPPPTAHTFACPKLGNRLKSLVDELMVLEADWKQRAKKEGKSWSGKLSTACKVLAEYQAETIKKMAQGAALELGPMIEAFKTWDTAFYVMENAQDEKRLNYLFEWSKELRAKQAQVGNLADENEEERLKKEERDEARKMKEKNGGYFNQEYEDWLEHTRSRLSVPISNRLFEASQRGKNVLETVEWSMKELERIGDRLGGSEVSLVLVNVMNLLNYHTSQTQSAKGGMSAKEIDAALAGMREKRTVIKGEPVNVSKKWRLLLSFNSELDYCWSDSGSLRYFIEEAKLAKEEFDRVVSDIESG